The genomic interval GAAAACCCGCGGTTTGTTGAAGATGTGGTGCGGGGAATTACCCAGCGGGTGGCGGGCGATAATCGGATCGACTGGTTCACGGTCGAGTCCGACAATATCGAATCGATTCACAATCACAATGCCTATGCCCTGATCGAGCGTAACCTGAAAGCCGAGCGCGAGGACAGGTCTTTGGCCGCAGTCGAAAATCCGGCAGAAATATCCGCCGGCTTCGAATGATCTTACAAAAAAGACCTGTCTGGTAATTACCGGTCAATTATTCGGCAACAGTTCTCGAATTACCGATCCCAGTGATTCAACGGTATAGGGCTTCAGAATCCTTTTATGGATGTTGATATTTCGATAATCCACCATCAGCGGATTTCGGGTGGTCTGGCTGGAAATAATCACCATGGCAAAAGGATCGATTCGGCACAAACCGCGGATCAGCTCTTCAGCTTCGTTATCCCCGAACGTATCCAGGTCGATCATGACGGCATCGAACCGGCGTGCCTCCCTGATCGACTCATGGTAAACCGTTACGGCTTCATCCCGGCTGGTAACAGCAGTGCATCCGATTTCAAGACGGTCGAGCATACTCCTGGTCGCATTCCGCATCGGAATTTCATTCTGAACCAATAACAGGTTGCACCCCTTTTGATCTTTCCTGACGGCTTTTCCTTTTATAATATGCTCCTTATCAATATAGACGGATAATTTCAGGCCTTACACATATAAGTCGGATGGTTTCAATCGGACCATGCATCAACGAAATAAATTTCATTAATATTAGAATTTCTGATCAACATTGATTCTGATTGCTGATCGGCACTGGACCGATAGTGCAAAATAATAAAAATTCAATTGATGTCAAGTGATAAAGTTATTTGTATCCATAAAAAAGATTGGAATTTTATCATGTTGAAAATATTCCGGGAGTGGTATATCTTAAGCAAAATATTTCGAACCGAAAAAATATCTTCTGGTATAACAGATGCAGGGCACTCATTTTTTTCAAACATATCTACTTCTGGGAGGGGGTAATGATACAATTGTTTCAATTTAGGTTTGATCACCGCACGCTCTATGTGGGAGCGGCTCTGATACTATCCATCATCGGGATGGTTATTGCGGTTGATTTACTGGCTGAGGGAACTCAGAGCGGTCCCGACCTGAATGTGTCGGTGGCCCGTTTCGAGCCCCAGGGCGAAATCGATCCGGCCACCAATATAACGGTCAAATTCAGCCGGGACATGGTTCCCAAAGACAGTCTTGATCAGCCGGTGCTCGATCCGCCGCTGGAGTTCGATCCGCCGGTTTCGGGGGTGGCCCGCTGGATCGAGCAGGATATTCTCCGTTTTTACCCGGATAATGAACTGAATCCGGCCAGCGAGTATAAAATCCGGGTCAAATCAAAAAAAACCTATTACAATGGCAACAGAATCAATGAGAAACGAACCTTCCGGCTGGTCACCGGGCCCCTTACCATAATCTCCATGGATTATCATCCCCTGTACGCTCCGGATATTCCCGGCCGTGTTCGGCTGGGCATTAATCTATGGTTTAATTACCGGGTCGATCTTGAACAGTTGAAGATGAAATTGGGTATCGATGGCGGTGAAGGATCGTCGAAAAACCATCTCGCCTTCACCATCAGCGATTACAGCATGGATATGACTGAGACCGAAGTTGAGGAGGCCCGCCGGACGTATGCCGCCAATGTTACCATTGAAACCGAAGAGCTCGAAGTAACGGATAGGCGGCAGGAATATATCCTGACTATCGCCAGTGGATTGCCATGTTTCACCTGCGGACAGGGGCTCGAAACCGAATACCGGCAATCTCTATATCTCGAATCCAAGAAACGTCTTATCGTGAAAAGCGCCCGACCTTTGATCGAGGGAAAGAAAGGCGGTATTCAGATTTTTCTGTCTGATGGGATCAATGATGAGACGGTACGGAGTTTTATTTCGGTATCCCCCGAATTTGATTTCACCGCCCGGGCCAATCGCAACTGGATGCAACTTAGCGGGGATTTCGAGCCCGGCCGGACTTACACTGTTACCCTGTCCGAGGGATTACCATCAATATCCGGGTCATTTTTGGAAACTAAATTTTCCTCAATCATAACTATCCCGGATCTGCCGCCATCGATCGAGTTTACCTCGCCGGGCATGTATCTGCCCCGTCAGGGGGCCGGATTGCTGGAGGTCGAAACCATCAATGTCGATACGCTACTGGTCGAGGTGGAACAGGTCTTTGTCAATAATATTCTGTATGCTCTTTCATCGGGGTATGGTTTTTCCGGTGGATATTATAATCGTGCCAACCTGAGTATTCTGGGCAAAAACTTCTTTTCAATAGATAAAACCCTGGAAGGTGAGCTAAATCAGCCCATCAGGACCACGATTGATATCGGTGGGATAATTCCGGATACGGTTCGCGGTATTTTCAAGGTATCGGCCCGTATAAAAAGCAACCGCTGGAGACAGGACAGCCGTCTGGTGATGAAAACCGATATCGGCCTTATGGCCCGGCAGTCGGACAATTATCTGATGGTTTGGGCCAATTCTCTCTCGGAAACCGCCCCCCTGGCCAAAGCCTCGGTTACCCTGATGAGTCGGAATAACCAGGTTCTTCTGACCGGTCAGACCGATTCACGGGGGCTGGTTGTTTTCAACGACATCGCCGAAAAAATCGAGGGTTATGATCCCTATTTGATAATTGTCACTTACAATGGTGATTTATGCTTCCTGAAGTTCGATGATTGTCTGTTACCGACCAGCGATTTCGATGTGCGAGGCCGGCCGGAATTGGTCTCCGGATATGAGTCATTTATCTATCTTGATCGGGGTGTCTATCGGCCAGGCGACACGGCTCATATTGTTTCACTGGTGCGGGGCGTCGGCGGTACAGTGCCCGATGAATTCCCTTATTTCATCAATATCACCGAACCGGGAGGAAGGGATTTCCAGAGTTTCCGGGTGAGTACCGGCGGTTCATCTATGACGGCGGTCGATCTGGAAATACCTGATTTTGCGCGGACCGGTGTTTACCGGGCGGTGGCCCGTATCGGCGAAGATATGGAAATCGGCCGGACATCGTTTCAGGTCGAGGAATTCATGCCTGATCGGATAAAAACGACGGTGACAACGCCGGAGAAGGAATACCAGGCAGGTCGCACCGTGCCGATTGACGTAACCGGCAAATTTCTTTTCGGGCCGGCGGCGGCGGGACATAATGTTTCGGCCCACATTACTATCGAAGCCCAACCGTTTGCTCCGGCCGGTTATGAGGATTATACCTTTGACGATTACAATGTCGAATTCTCGCGAGTCGAGATCGATCTGCCTGAAAATCATCTGGACGATAGCGGTTATTATACTTTCAAATCCTCTATCCCGGAAGGTTATCGGCCCGGCTCGGCACTGAAAGGGTTGATTTCCGCCACGGTTTCCGAGCAGGGCGGACGAGCGGTTAGCGCCTATACCGATATTACGATTCATCCTTACCCGAGATATCTCGGTATCAGGAAGGATTTTGAGAGTTTTGTTAAACCCGGGGATTCCTGCCGGTTTAGCCTGGCCATAATTAATTCTGACGGAACGGCAACCTCGCTGGCCGAGACTGATATTAATTTCTACCGGGTGGTGTACAATTCCATTCTCCGAAAAGACGACAACGGCCGTTACCGCTATATTTCCGAAAGAAAATTGATTATCCAGGATTCGCTCCGTCAGGCTCTGCCCGATTCGGGACTATCGGCCTGGTTCGTTCCGCCGCAGAATGGCAGTTACCTGATCGAGGCGGTCGACTGCAAGGGCGGACACAAGGCGGCGGTCTTATTTTATGCTTCCGGGTGGGGATATGCACCGTGGTCGATGGATAAACCGGATCGGATCGAGATCGACCTGGACCGGAAATCGTACCCTCCCGGGGACAATGCTATTGTGCAGATCAGGTCGCCGTTCGGAGGAAAGCTTCTGGTTACGATCGAAAAAGACCGGGTAATTGAGTTTATCACCTATGATATGGCGGAGAATACTGCGGAGATAAATATCCCGGTTAGAAAGGATTTCTTTCCCAATGCCTATATTACCGCGACGGTTATAAAGAAGGCGGGCGAGATCGATCCAATGTCACCGTCCCGGGCATTCGGGGTGGCACCAATCATGCTGGATATGACTGAAATGGGGTTAAAGGTTTCTATTACCGCTCCCGAAGTGATCAAACCCAGAAATGATCTTAAGATTGAATTGCAGGTTGCCAGACCGGGCAGGACTAAAGTGACGGTAGCGGCGGTGGATGCCGGGATACTGCAGTTGACTGATTACCGTACGCCCGATCCGCTGGAGTTTTTTTATGGCAAACGGAAGCTGTCCCTCAGGCCGTACGATATCTATTCCTTTATTTATCCCGAGATCGAACGGGCCGCCAGTCATCTCAGTCCATCGGGAGGAGTCGACCTTTTCGAGGCCGCCCGTAAGCGGCATCTCAATCCGATTACCGCCCGTCGGGTCAAACCAGTGGCGCTCTGGTCGGGAATTGTGGAAACCGATGAATCCGGCCGCGCGGTGGTTAATTTTGGGATTCCGGAATTTAACGGCAAGCTGGTCATTATGGCTTTGGCTGTAAGGGAAAACCTGTACGGTTCGGTCACTGATGAAATAATTGTCCGGGACAATATTGTCCTGCAAGAAAGTTTTCCCCGGTTTATCAGTCCCAATGATGAATTCGATGGCCTGATAACCCTGTTCAATAATTCCGGATGGACGGCGGATATCTCGGTGCAACTGGACTGCCAGGGACCGATCGGGATTATATCACCGGCCGTGCAGAATGTCAGCTTGAGCAGCAACAGCGAGGGTCGGGTGGTTTTCCGGTTGAAAGCCGGACTGACTCCGGGTCTTATCAAGTGCCGGGTTCATGCCGCCGATGGACTGGAACACTCCGAGATCAATTTCGAACTGGCCAATCGACCGACTCAGCCGCTTGTCACCCGCTTCGGTTCGGGAGCCATTAATCAGGAGATGACGGCCAGTTTTGTTTTGCCGGATGAATGGATTGCGGAAACCGGGCAGTACAGCATTCACACCTCGTCTCTGGCCGCGGCGCAGTTTACCCGCAATATCAATTACCTGGTGCAATACCCCTATGGCTGTCTGGAACAGACTACCTCAGGATTATTTCCTCTGCTCTATTTTAATGATCTGGCCCGATTTGTTCAACCGGAAGTATTCAGCACCGGCGGCCCGGATTATTTTATCCGGGAAGGTTTAATCAAACTGAAAGGAATGATGCGCCCCGACGGGTTGTTTTCTTTCTGGCCGGGCGATGGTCCGGTCAATCACTGGGCCTCGATCTATGCTTCTCATTTTATTCTCGAGGCTGATAAAGCCGGTTTTTATGTCGATCCGAAAATCCGCCGGAAATTGATCAGTAATTTAAAAATATATACCCGCGGGCAGAGATTTCCGGGCGATGAGATCGGTATCCCCTGCCGCATTTACGCCGCTTATGTTCTTGCTCAGGCCGGAGAAATCGACAAAAAGGCGGTCAATTATGTCAGAGGACTTCCGACCCAGGATCTGACGGTCGATTCGCGGTTCCAGCTGGCCGGGGTGCTGGCCCTGGCCGATGATCGCGAGACAGCTGCCAGTCTGCTCCCAACCAATATCCAACCGGAAAATTATGAACCAGAAACGGGGGGCAATTTTTGTTCCGGTGTCCGCAGTACCGCTATTTTACTTGAGGTCCTGAACACTATCGATCCGGAGAATCCCTCCTGCGCCGTCCTGGCCAAAGACCTGATCGAAAAGGCCCGGCTGGGACGATGGTATACCACTCAGGAAACGGCATATGCCCTGATGGCCCTGGGGAAATATTTACGGGGACGGGAAGAAAGTAATTTCACAGGAACCCTTGAAATTGCAGGCGATTCGAGTTACTCCTTCGGAACCGATGACTTTAAACTGGAACGGAAGGATCCGGGCGGAAAAGCGGTCAATATCGATATTTCCGGGGCCGGGACCTGTTTTTACTACTGGCAGGCCAGCGGGGTACCGGTATCCAATGCTCCTGATGAGTTTACCCGGGGAATCACAGTGAACAGAGAATATCTGGGAGCCGACGGGACTCCGCTCGACTTGAAGGCGGTTGAGATCGGGACACAGGTGATTGCTCATATTCGGGTCGAGGCGGTCGATCGCGATCTGGACAATGTGGTTATCAACGACCTCCTTCCGGCCGGATTGGAGATTGAAAATCCAAGACTTATAACCACTCCACGTATGAACTGGATTCCCCGAAGCGATCTTAAAATAGATTATCAGGACATACGCGATGACCGCTTGCTGATTTTTGCGCATCTCTGGCCAAAACGACCGCTTGACATCTATTACAGCCTGAGGGCCATCGCCATCGGAGAGTTCAAAATTCCACCGGTAGCCGCCGAGTGCATGTACAACCCGGTTATCGCCGGATCGGCCTCATCGGGTATCCTGAATATTATCGAAAGAAAAGAACCATAGAGCAACATGACTGTACGGAAAGTAATAGCGATTTTTCCGGGATACCGAAGGGTATCCCGGATTGCCCTGGGAGTGATAATCCTGGCTGCGACGGTAATTATGCTCGACCGGGTTATCTGCCCGCTTCCGACCAACCGGCTAGTCCGCGCCTCATCACATTTTGTTTACAGTCGTGACGGTCATCTGCTGTGCAGTTTTTCCTCGCGCGACCGGTTCTGGCGCAAGCCGGTCAGGCTCGAGGAGATATCTCCGAAACTGGTTCGTACTGTAATAGCCTGTGAGGATCGTTGGTACTGGTATCACCCCGGTTTCAATCCGGTTTCATTGATCACGGCGGCGGTCGATAATCTCCGGGCCGGGCGGGTGGTCCGGGGCGGTTCGACCATCACCATGCAGATTGCCCGTATGATGGAATCCCGTCCACGAACTATCACGGCCAAATTGATAGAGCTGTTCCGGGCGATTCAGCTTGAAATGCACTATTCCAAAAACGAATTGCTGGAGATATATTTCAATCTGGTTCCGTACGGCGGGAATATTGAGGGTGTCGGGGCGGCCTCATTTTTCTACTTCGGTAAGAATGCCGACCAACTGACGCTCTCGGAGGCCGCCATCCTGACGGCAATACCCTCATCGCCCAATCTTTTCCGGCCCGATCTTAATCCAGCCTCATGCCGTCACCGTCGGAATCAATTACTTGAGATACTTACGGTCCGAGGTGTGATCGACTCCATGGAATACAAACATGCCCTGGCCGAGGACATCCCCGAACAAAGGACCACACGGTCTTTTATCGCCCCCCATTTTGCCCAGGATATTATCAGCCGGTATCCCGACACGCCGGTGCATCGTACCACGATCGATTTCAATACCCAGGTGGTCTGTGAGAAACTGGCCACGGATTACCACCGGACCCTGATCGAAAAAAATATCCACAATCTTTCGATCGTGGTTCTCGACAATCAAACCGGCGGAATACTGGCTTTGGTCGGATCACCGGATTTCAACGACCGCCGTCACGGCGGCCAGATTAACGGGGCGATGGCCCGCCGTTCGCCCGGCTCGGCCCTTAAACCGTTCGTCTATGCCCTGGGATTCGAATCGGGACTGATAAGCCCCTCGAGCCGGATCGAGGATATTCCGGTCAGTTACTCCGGTTACTCCCCGGAAAATTATGATGAGCAGTACCACGGAATCGTGGCGGTCGATGAGGCCCTGATCAATTCCTTCAATGTCCCGGCGGTCAACGTCGCCTCGCGGGTCGGACTGGAGAAATTCTACCAATTGCTTAAGGATGGCGGTCTCCGTTCCCTTGATAATAAATACTATGAATACGGTTTGCCGCTGGTGCTTGGTGCAGGCGAGGTAACTCTGCTGGAGCTAACCAACCTTTATGCCACCCTGGGGCGGGAAGGCGAGTACATTCCGGTGAAAGAAATGACCGGGCAGGAAACCACGGTGAAACGGATAATTCTGTCCGAGGAGGCCTCGTACCTGGTGACCGATATATTAACCAATCTTCAGCGTCCGGATCTGGTGACATCATGGGAATTCACGGTCGATTGCCCGACTATAGCCTGGAAGACAGGAACATCGTACGGCCGCAGGGATGCCTGGGCGGTCGGTTATAATCCGCAGTACACCGTGGGGGTCTGGACGGGCAATTTCTCCGGTGAGGGTTCCCCGTACCTGGTCGGCGCCGAGACCTCAGTTCCCCTGATGCTGGCGATATTCAAGGAGGTCACCCGCGGGACGCCCCTGAAATGGTTCGACCGTCCGCCCGGTATCGGAGTTCGCCGGGTTTGCACGGTCAGTGGTATGCCCGCCGGACCGGACTGCCCCGAATCCAAAGAGGCACTGCATATCAAACAGGTTTCCTCGCCGGCGGTATGCGATATCCATAAACGCCTTCTGGTCGATCATGATCACGGTTATCTCCTCTGTCGCTCCTGCCGGCACACAGCTTCGCGGATCGATACGGTTGTGGCCGAAATCTGGCCGGCCCGGATGTCACGCTGGTTGCTGGCCCAAGGATTGACGCAACCTCTCCCCGAACACAATTCAGCCTGCCGGGGATTGGTTGCCGATGAGAACCCGGTAGTATTGTCGCCGGAGGATAAGGGGGTTTATGTCATGCGTCCGGAGGCACCAGGGGAGTACCAGAAAATAGTCTTCAGAGCCTCGGCGGCGCTGGCCAGTGGTCGCATCCACTGGTTTCTCGATGATCAGCTTTACGCCACCACCGCATCCGGTTCGGAGTTATTCTATACCCCGGAACCAGGGAGACACCGGTTGCTTTGTATCGATGAGTTCGGACGTTCCAGCCGCGTAACGTTCGAAATTAAATAGCCGGGTCAACCGGTCAGTCGATCCAGTCGTTTTCGGGCATCGTTGATTTCCCGCATTTCGATCTGAGGCCGACTCCAGTATTTCATAATCTCGGAGTAGTGCTCGGCGGCCTGTTTGTTATCACCGAGAGCCTCACAGGCAACTCCCAGATAGTACCTGGCCATAAGATAGACAAAGCCATTGGCTGTTTCATCCTTACCCGAAATTACCGGAGACAGGGTTTCTATTCCCTCACGATATTTCCCGGTCAGGACCTCAAGACGACCGAGTATCTGCAGATCCCCTGTGGAACGATAATCGGGATCATCCACGATAGAATGATAGCCTCTGATCAGAGCCGCCGTATCCGCATCAATATAGCCGTTGAAAATAATCTCAAGACGATCCACCAGGGTCCAGATCTCCTTCGGGGTGCGGGCCTTGAAATTGGTCACCGCGTCACGGAAAAGACTCCTGGCATTGGCGGAATCCTTGCGGCTGATGCTGACCACCTGAATCGGATAACTCAGGGTCTGGAACTGCGAGGCATAGTACGATGCCAGTTTACCGTAGTACAGGGCACTATCGACCTGACCGAGCATTTCGAAATATCCCGACATGGCGAATTTCTGATTGAAAATCCGGGTACTGTCGCCGATTTGCATGGCGTAATCGCAGCCTTTCAATATCATATCCAGACCATCCCCGAAGCGGCCCGCCCAGGTACACAGATTTGCTTTCCTGTTGTAATATTCAATCATCTGGTAGGGATCATCGGCGAAATATTCTTTAAGCATCTCGACATATTTTTCCGCCTCTCCGAACTCTTTTCCAAGGATGGCGATATTCATCATTGCCCTAATGGCGGTTTTATTTTCGGGATATTTGTCGAGAATGGCCTGATATTCAAAGGATGCCTCATCTAGCCGGAATTGAGCAAAATAAAGATCGGCCAGGGTATTGGATGCTTCCACCGATTCCGGGTAGTATTCCTTCATTTTCCGGGCATATTCAATTGCCTGATCATAATCGCCCATTTTGGCATAGACTTCCACATACCAGGAATAAGCCAGAAAGAAATGCGGATCGAGCATTATCACCGTATCAAGCTGGGCTATTGAGGCCTGGGGATCTCGAACCAGGGAATAAAGAAGAAGGGCATAAACCGCTCGGGCCTCCTTATCATGGGGATAATTGGCCACGAAAGACTGCATCTTACTGACAGCCTTGTCGAAATCGGCATTCAGCCAGATATCGCAGTAAATATCGAGAAGGCTTTTATCTTTAACCGGCAGTTTATGTTCGAACCTCCGGGCGGACGTGAAGTAAGGTACTCCCTTTTGTCCCCGGCCCTGCATGGCATAGGTCATGCCGATACGCATATAGGGCAGGGCGAAAGTCGAATCTATTTCAATGGCCTTCTCGAAATGCTTATTGGCCTCATCGAATGACAGGTTGCTGAATTGATCCATACCCAGGATATATTCTTTGTAGGCTTCCGATGACGACGATGTCAGTTCGGCTACTCCTCGATCATTGGCCAGAATCTCTTTGAGATTGAGAGCCTGGGCAATTTTGCGGGTCAGGCTGTCAACCAGGATCAATGGACTATCGCCGACCGCTTTTTCGCCGATCAGGATTTTACCCGACTCGACATCTTCCACCCGGGCATCAATTCTAATCTGCTCTCCCATCCGGATAAACGATCCCGACAGCACCCGGGTAGCGCCGATCGACCGAGCGGCTTTCATACAAGCCTGGTGATCAGGCAGGCCGGGTTGCGAACGATCATTATCATCGAGGCAATCCAGGACTCTGTTACGGCTGATCAGGTTTATGGAACCATTCTGGGCCAGATCGGTCATCAGGATTTCCGGCAATCCCGATTGAAGCCAGTCGAGATCGCTGTCACCGGTTTTGTTTTCGAAACCGAGTATGGCCAAGGCATTGGCTTTGGCTTGCAACTGCTGTTTCGGTCCCGATTGACCCCGCAACATATAGATTAAAACCGCCGCCACCATCAGAAAAGCCGCCACAATTCCCAGATAACGCCATAGGCGAGTAGGTTTAACCGGAATCGAAATTGCTTCGGAGATACCGGAGATAGAATCCGACACACCGCTGTCGAACTGTTTTCGGAGGGTCCTCAGGTCGACCACCAGATCGCGGGTATCCTGGTAACGATCGTTGGGATCTTTCTGAAGACACTTGTCGATAATCCTTTCCAGCTCGGCCGGAAGATTTTCGTTTTTCTGCCGCACCGGGGTATGGCGGGCCTCGAGCGTTTTGGCCAGAATTGAAACCCGATCCGATCCGTCAAAGGGATATTCACCGCTGAACATGCGATACAGCAGAATACCGAAGGAAAAAATATCCGACCGGGAATCGATCGCCTGTCCCCGGGCCTGTTCCGGCGACATGTATGACACGGTCCCGAGAATTTTACCCTCCTGGGTCAATTCTTTCGAGATAGTATCGGTTGCCTGAGGATCGCCGGATTCGGTCGTCAGATCAAGAGGTTTGGCTAACCCGAAATCCAGAATGCGCGGTTCGCCGTCATCATCAATTTTGATATTGTCCGTCTTGATATCGCGGTGGACAATATTGAGTTTATGGGCCGCGGCCAAACCGGCCGCGATTTTTCCGGCGATACGCAACAGCTCGGAAAGGTTCAGCGTTTTTTCCTTTAAAACAGTGCTTAAGCTTTCGCCGCTGATATACTCCATGACGATATAAGAAATTTCCTGGCCGGTTTTTTCATTGACCGCGGTATCCAGATCGTAGATGGCCGTCACATTGGGATGCGAGATTTTGGCGGCGGTTTTGGCTTCGCGGATAAAGCGCTGTTTTCGCTCCGGGTTATCAAAGAATTCGGCCTGCAGAATTTTAATGGCCACTTTCCGGTTGAGTTTTTGATCCTCGGCCAGGTAAACCTCACCCATGCCGCCTTCACCCAGCTTACGCAGAATTTTAAAATGCGCCAGGTTCTGTCCGTTCTCAAGCGTCATTATTGTGTCCTTTTCAATGTCAGGATGGTTATATCATCCGATTGGGGCGCCTCGCCCATAAATTTATTTATCTCGTCCATCAGGCAATCGACAATCTCCTCGGGTTGTTTTTCCCGCTTACAACTCACGATAGTTTCCATCCGCTCATCGCCGTACTGCTCATCATCCCTCTGAGCCTCGGTAACACCATCGGTGAAAATAAAAATCAAATCGCCCGGCGAGAGTTTCGCCTCGCTCACGGTCCATTCCACGAAATCAAAGGCCCCGATCATAACTCCGCCCGGTTGCAGATGTTCGATACTACCTCCCGCTCGAACCAGAAGGGGCGGATTGTGTCCGGCATTGACATATCTCAGTTCATGTTTTTTCGGATCAAGCAGGCCGATGAACAGAGTGGCGAAATCTCCGGCGTCACTATGCCGAAAGACCTGAAGCGAGACGCTTTTGACAGCCCGGGCCAGGTCGAAATTATCCGTTTCATACAGAATACGAAATGAAGCCAGAATGTTCGACATCAACAGGGCCGCCCCCATGCCTTTCCCGGAAACATCGGCCACCATAAACAGCAAATGCCCATCGGGAAGGAATTTGATATCGTACAAGTCACCCGCCACCGACAGGGACGGTTCCTGAAAAGCATGTAACTGATAACCGGCTAATTCGGGAATATCTATTTTAAGGAGCTTTTTCTGGATCAAGGAAGCCCGCCGCAATTCGGCGTCAAGAATTTCCTTTTCCTGACGTTTGGTCAGAAGTTCGTAGTTGAGAAGGCGCGAGCCGATAATATTCCCGAAGGTGGCCATCACCCGGACGTAATCGTTATTATATTCATGCATGGGATTGGAGGTGTCAGCGTACAGGATGCCCAAAACCCGATCTTCATCGAACAGCGGCACGGCGATAGCCGATTTGATCTGCGACATGATAATCGATTTCTGTCCCGCAAAGCGAGGATCCTCGGTCGAATCGTTCATTAAAATCGACGTCTTATTATTCATGATTTCATTGACAATAGTCCGCGACAGCCGGAAAGTTCCGGGGTCTTTGCCATCTGGAAGAAGGGTTGCCGCCGTATATATCTCGCCATCATCCCCGGAAACAAACAGCACCGCATACCGCTGGGCCGGGATCACATTCGACACCAGTTTGAGTGACCGCTCCAGCATGATTTCCCTCGGTTCGGACATCACCAATGTTTTGGCCATTTCGAACAGGGTTGACAGGACCTGGGGATTATCGGTAATCTTTTCGGGAAGGGGTTTGAGGACCTCATCAATGGACATAAAAACCGAATTCTGGATATTATCGGCCGTAAGTTGTGCTTTAGAGGGTGCCACCGCCACGTTTTCGGTTTCATCGACAGGCGCCAGACGAAATTCCGTTTGTCCGAACAGAATT from Candidatus Zixiibacteriota bacterium carries:
- a CDS encoding SpoIIE family protein phosphatase: MYKLVGTDGSRFYSWLLDPGRYIIGRKESNPFCIPHKTVSRKHAELTVENNGQSFFLEDLGSRNGTAVNGKQIHNRVRLKSEDRILFGQTEFRLAPVDETENVAVAPSKAQLTADNIQNSVFMSIDEVLKPLPEKITDNPQVLSTLFEMAKTLVMSEPREIMLERSLKLVSNVIPAQRYAVLFVSGDDGEIYTAATLLPDGKDPGTFRLSRTIVNEIMNNKTSILMNDSTEDPRFAGQKSIIMSQIKSAIAVPLFDEDRVLGILYADTSNPMHEYNNDYVRVMATFGNIIGSRLLNYELLTKRQEKEILDAELRRASLIQKKLLKIDIPELAGYQLHAFQEPSLSVAGDLYDIKFLPDGHLLFMVADVSGKGMGAALLMSNILASFRILYETDNFDLARAVKSVSLQVFRHSDAGDFATLFIGLLDPKKHELRYVNAGHNPPLLVRAGGSIEHLQPGGVMIGAFDFVEWTVSEAKLSPGDLIFIFTDGVTEAQRDDEQYGDERMETIVSCKREKQPEEIVDCLMDEINKFMGEAPQSDDITILTLKRTQ
- a CDS encoding protein kinase, with translation MTLENGQNLAHFKILRKLGEGGMGEVYLAEDQKLNRKVAIKILQAEFFDNPERKQRFIREAKTAAKISHPNVTAIYDLDTAVNEKTGQEISYIVMEYISGESLSTVLKEKTLNLSELLRIAGKIAAGLAAAHKLNIVHRDIKTDNIKIDDDGEPRILDFGLAKPLDLTTESGDPQATDTISKELTQEGKILGTVSYMSPEQARGQAIDSRSDIFSFGILLYRMFSGEYPFDGSDRVSILAKTLEARHTPVRQKNENLPAELERIIDKCLQKDPNDRYQDTRDLVVDLRTLRKQFDSGVSDSISGISEAISIPVKPTRLWRYLGIVAAFLMVAAVLIYMLRGQSGPKQQLQAKANALAILGFENKTGDSDLDWLQSGLPEILMTDLAQNGSINLISRNRVLDCLDDNDRSQPGLPDHQACMKAARSIGATRVLSGSFIRMGEQIRIDARVEDVESGKILIGEKAVGDSPLILVDSLTRKIAQALNLKEILANDRGVAELTSSSSEAYKEYILGMDQFSNLSFDEANKHFEKAIEIDSTFALPYMRIGMTYAMQGRGQKGVPYFTSARRFEHKLPVKDKSLLDIYCDIWLNADFDKAVSKMQSFVANYPHDKEARAVYALLLYSLVRDPQASIAQLDTVIMLDPHFFLAYSWYVEVYAKMGDYDQAIEYARKMKEYYPESVEASNTLADLYFAQFRLDEASFEYQAILDKYPENKTAIRAMMNIAILGKEFGEAEKYVEMLKEYFADDPYQMIEYYNRKANLCTWAGRFGDGLDMILKGCDYAMQIGDSTRIFNQKFAMSGYFEMLGQVDSALYYGKLASYYASQFQTLSYPIQVVSISRKDSANARSLFRDAVTNFKARTPKEIWTLVDRLEIIFNGYIDADTAALIRGYHSIVDDPDYRSTGDLQILGRLEVLTGKYREGIETLSPVISGKDETANGFVYLMARYYLGVACEALGDNKQAAEHYSEIMKYWSRPQIEMREINDARKRLDRLTG